A stretch of the Thunnus thynnus chromosome 7, fThuThy2.1, whole genome shotgun sequence genome encodes the following:
- the LOC137185736 gene encoding gap junction delta-2 protein has protein sequence MGEWTILERLLEAAVQQHSTMIGRILLTVVVIFRILIVAIVGETVYEDEQTMFICNTLQPGCNQACYDKAFPISHIRYWVFQIILVCTPSLCFITYSVHQSAKQKDRRYSFLYPIMERDYGGRDGTRKLRNINGILVQHGGDGGGGKEEPDCLEVKEIPNAPRGLTHGKSSKVRRQEGISRFYIIQVVFRNALEIGFLAGQYFLYGFSVPGIFECDRYPCLKEVECYVSRPTEKTVFLVFMFAVSGICVVLNLAELNHLGWRKIKAAIRGVQARRKSICEIRKKDMAHLSQPPNLGRTQSSESAYV, from the coding sequence GATTCTGCTGACAGTGGTTGTGATCTTCCGCATCCTGATCGTCGCTATCGTGGGGGAGACAGTGTACGAGGATGAGCAGACCATGTTCATCTGTAACACCCTACAGCCAGGCTGCAACCAGGCCTGCTACGACAAGGCCTTCCCCATATCCCACATCCGCTACTGGGTCTTCCAAATCATATTGGTGTGCACGCCCAGCCTCTGCTTTATCACCTACTCAGTCCACCAGTCAGCCAAGCAGAAAGACCGGCGCTATTCATTTCTCTATCCCATCATGGAGAGGGACTACGGGGGAAGGGATGGGACACGAAAGCTCCGCAACATAAATGGAATTCTAGTTCAGCATGGTGGTGATGgcggaggagggaaggaggaacCTGACTGCCTGGAGGTGAAGGAGATCCCCAACGCTCCGCGGGGCCTCACCCATGGGAAGAGCTCCAAGGTTCGTCGGCAAGAAGGGATCTCCCGCTTTTACATCATTCAGGTAGTGTTCAGAAACGCACTGGAGATCGGCTTTTTGGCGGGTCAATACTTCCTTTACGGCTTTAGCGTGCCAGGGATTTTCGAGTGTGACCGCTACCCATGTCTGAAGGAGGTGGAGTGCTACGTGTCCCGCCCAACAGAAAAAACGGTTTTCCTGGTGTTCATGTTTGCGGTGAGCGGCATCTGTGTGGTCCTCAACCTGGCCGAGCTCAACCATCTGGGCTGGCGCAAGATCAAGGCTGCCATCAGGGGCGTCCAGGCCCGCAGGAAGTCCATTTGTGAGATCAGGAAGAAGGACATGGCGCATCTGTCCCAGCCACCCAACCTGGGACGCACACAGTCCAGCGAATCAGCCTACGTCTGA